Proteins encoded together in one Orcinus orca chromosome 13, mOrcOrc1.1, whole genome shotgun sequence window:
- the CD8B gene encoding T-cell surface glycoprotein CD8 beta chain → MQPRLWLLVAAQLAALRGSSVLLQTPASTTAQTNQTVMLSCEAKTSPTNSRIYWLRQRLAPSANSHFEFLAFWDLTRGTVYGEEVGQERLTVLRDSSRYTLSLQSVKPSDSGVYFCMTVGNPDLTFGKGTQLSVVDVLPTTPQPTKKTTPKKKVLRFPNLVTRKGPSCAPLIVGPLVAVVLVLLVFLGVAIHLHCLQRRARLRLLKQFYK, encoded by the exons ATGCAGCCGCGGCTCTGGCTTCTTGTCGCCGCGCAGCTGGCAG CTCTGCGTGGCAGCTCAGTACTTCTGCAGACCCCTGCGTCCACGACGGCTCAGACCAATCAGACGGTGATGCTGTCCTGTGAAGCCAAAACCTCCCCCACTAACTCTCGCATCTACTGGCTGAGGCAGCGCCTGGCCCCGAGCGCTAACAGTCACTTCGAGTTCCTGGCCTTCTGGGATCTCACCAGAGGGACTGTGTACGGcgaggaggtggggcaggagaggCTAACTGTGCTTCGAGATTCTTCCCGGTACACTCTCAGTCTCCAGAGTGTGAAGCCTTCCGACAGCGGCGTCTACTTCTGCATGACGGTTGGGAACCCCGACCTGACCTTTGGGAAGGGAACTCAGCTGAGTGTGG TTGATGTCCTTCCCACCACTCCGCAGCCCACCAAGAAGACCACTCCCAAGAAGAAAGTGTTACGGTTCCCAAACCTAGTGACCCGGAAGG gCCCGTCCTGTGCCCCCCTCATTGTTGGCCCACTGGTGGCTGTCGTCCTTGTTCTGCTGGTGTTCTTGGGCGTGGCCATTCATCTACACT GCCTGCAGAGGAGAGCTCGGCTTCGCCTCCTGAAACA gttttatAAGTGA